One region of Paralichthys olivaceus isolate ysfri-2021 chromosome 12, ASM2471397v2, whole genome shotgun sequence genomic DNA includes:
- the msrab gene encoding mitochondrial peptide methionine sulfoxide reductase isoform X1 codes for MADKTELPSRGRALRGRQEKMVVADKHAVSGNPTVEPFPEGMETIMFGMGCFWGAEKLFWRLSGIFSTQVGYAGGFTPNPTYHEVCSGLTGHTEVVRVVFSSKDVSLEELLKRFWENHNPTQGMRQQSDQGSQYRSAIYTSSPAQLELALKSKVAFQQELDKKGFGRITTEIREGQQFYYAEDYHQQYLKKVPKGSCVLKGTGVSCPIGATEDEV; via the exons ATGGCAGATAAGACTGAGCTGCCGAGCAGAGGGCGAGCTCTGAGGGGGAGGCAGGAGAAAATGGTCGTGGcag ACAAgcatgcagtcagtggaaatcCCACTGTGGAGCCTTTTCCAGAAGGCATGGAGACCATCATGTTTG GTATGGGGTGTTTCTGGGGTGCAGAGAAACTTTTCTGGCGACTTTCAGGGATCTTCTCCACACAAGTTGGCTACGCCGGCGGCTTCACACCCAACCCCACCTACCACGAGGTTTGCTCAG GTCTAACGGGTCACACCGAGGTGGTGAGGGTGGTCTTCTCCTCTAAAGACGTCAGCCTTGAGGAGCTGCTTAAACGCTTTTGGGAGAACCATAATCCTACACAAG gtATGAGGCAGCAGAGTGACCAGGGTTCTCAGTATCGTTCAgctatttacacatccagccCCGCTCAACTGGAGCTTGCATTGAAGAGCAAAGTGGCCTTCCAGCAG GAATTGGATAAAAAAGGCTTTGGTCGCATCACAACAGAGATCCGGGAGGGGCAGCAGTTTTACTACGCTGAGGACTACCACCAGCAGTACCTGAAGAAAGTACCTAAAGGCTCCTGCGTCCTCAAAGGCACCGGCGTCTCGTGTCCCATCGGAGCCACAGAGGATGAAGTGTGA
- the msrab gene encoding mitochondrial peptide methionine sulfoxide reductase isoform X2 translates to METIMFGMGCFWGAEKLFWRLSGIFSTQVGYAGGFTPNPTYHEVCSGLTGHTEVVRVVFSSKDVSLEELLKRFWENHNPTQGMRQQSDQGSQYRSAIYTSSPAQLELALKSKVAFQQELDKKGFGRITTEIREGQQFYYAEDYHQQYLKKVPKGSCVLKGTGVSCPIGATEDEV, encoded by the exons ATGGAGACCATCATGTTTG GTATGGGGTGTTTCTGGGGTGCAGAGAAACTTTTCTGGCGACTTTCAGGGATCTTCTCCACACAAGTTGGCTACGCCGGCGGCTTCACACCCAACCCCACCTACCACGAGGTTTGCTCAG GTCTAACGGGTCACACCGAGGTGGTGAGGGTGGTCTTCTCCTCTAAAGACGTCAGCCTTGAGGAGCTGCTTAAACGCTTTTGGGAGAACCATAATCCTACACAAG gtATGAGGCAGCAGAGTGACCAGGGTTCTCAGTATCGTTCAgctatttacacatccagccCCGCTCAACTGGAGCTTGCATTGAAGAGCAAAGTGGCCTTCCAGCAG GAATTGGATAAAAAAGGCTTTGGTCGCATCACAACAGAGATCCGGGAGGGGCAGCAGTTTTACTACGCTGAGGACTACCACCAGCAGTACCTGAAGAAAGTACCTAAAGGCTCCTGCGTCCTCAAAGGCACCGGCGTCTCGTGTCCCATCGGAGCCACAGAGGATGAAGTGTGA